The proteins below are encoded in one region of Segatella copri:
- the pdxT gene encoding pyridoxal 5'-phosphate synthase glutaminase subunit PdxT yields MRIAVLALQGAFAEHRQKLAQLGVDSFEVRQLKDWDQPKDGLIIPGGESTTQAKLLNELGLMEPVKEAIAAGLPVYGTCAGLILLAKKIEGEPSQRIASMDITALRNAYGRQLGSFYIEAPMKGIEGNVPMTFIRAPYIKEVWGDAEVLAEVDGKIVAARQGNQLVTAFHPELNESLEIHKYFLGMCSK; encoded by the coding sequence ATGAGAATAGCAGTATTAGCTTTACAAGGCGCTTTTGCTGAGCACAGACAGAAGTTGGCTCAGTTGGGCGTGGATAGTTTCGAGGTTCGCCAGTTGAAGGATTGGGACCAGCCAAAGGATGGCTTGATTATTCCGGGCGGTGAGAGTACCACCCAGGCGAAACTCTTGAATGAACTGGGATTGATGGAGCCTGTGAAGGAGGCGATTGCTGCCGGCTTGCCTGTTTATGGTACTTGTGCCGGCTTGATTCTTCTTGCCAAGAAGATTGAGGGCGAGCCTAGCCAGCGCATTGCTTCGATGGACATCACGGCTTTGAGAAATGCCTACGGTCGCCAGTTGGGCAGTTTCTACATCGAGGCTCCGATGAAGGGCATCGAGGGAAATGTCCCTATGACTTTCATCCGTGCTCCTTATATTAAAGAGGTGTGGGGAGATGCTGAGGTTCTGGCTGAAGTAGATGGCAAGATTGTGGCTGCCCGCCAGGGTAACCAGCTGGTTACTGCCTTTCATCCTGAACTGAACGAAAGTCTGGAGATTCATAAGTATTTTCTGGGGATGTGCAGCAAGTAG
- the murF gene encoding UDP-N-acetylmuramoyl-tripeptide--D-alanyl-D-alanine ligase produces MDISELYQIYQAHPVITTDSRDCPEGSIFLALKGASFDGNKFADMALEKGCAYVIVDEKEYAKEGDERYILVEDCLTTFKELAREHRRHFDIPVVGITGTNGKTTTKELVSAVLGEKFNVMFTQGNFNNDVGVPKTLFRLSSENEIAVVEMGASHPGDIRKLVEYVEPTCGMITNVGRAHLQGFGSFEGVKKTKGELYDYLAANDALVFINADNEHLIQMAEQRNINRLITYGKDENCDVWGEVISCAPFLKFRWRTESFDWHEVQTHLIGSYNIDNMLAAITIGLHFDVKPQQIDHALENYIPSNNRSQLEETAHNKLVVDAYNANPSSMAAAIENFRVMDVPHKMAILGQMGELGEVSHEEHQKVVDQLQAAGLENVWLVGDEFKDIPCSYRKFQNVEEVKEALKANLPHDHYILIKGSNCVKLFQLPELL; encoded by the coding sequence ATGGATATTTCAGAACTCTATCAGATTTACCAAGCGCACCCAGTGATTACCACTGACAGCCGCGACTGCCCAGAGGGCAGCATCTTCCTGGCTTTGAAGGGCGCATCGTTTGATGGCAACAAGTTTGCCGACATGGCTTTGGAGAAAGGCTGTGCCTATGTGATTGTTGATGAAAAAGAGTATGCCAAGGAAGGCGACGAGCGCTACATCCTCGTAGAGGATTGCCTCACCACCTTCAAGGAACTAGCCCGTGAGCATCGCCGCCACTTCGATATTCCTGTAGTAGGAATCACCGGAACCAACGGCAAGACCACCACCAAGGAACTCGTCTCTGCCGTTCTCGGCGAGAAGTTCAACGTGATGTTCACCCAGGGCAACTTCAATAATGATGTAGGCGTACCAAAGACCCTCTTCCGTCTCTCTTCGGAAAATGAGATTGCCGTTGTAGAAATGGGTGCTTCCCATCCTGGTGACATCCGAAAACTCGTGGAATACGTGGAGCCAACCTGCGGTATGATTACCAACGTAGGCCGTGCCCACCTGCAGGGATTCGGCAGTTTCGAAGGCGTGAAGAAGACCAAGGGAGAGCTCTATGATTACCTCGCAGCCAACGATGCCCTCGTCTTCATCAATGCAGACAACGAGCATCTGATACAGATGGCAGAGCAGCGCAACATCAACCGCCTCATCACCTACGGCAAGGATGAAAACTGCGATGTATGGGGAGAAGTCATTTCCTGCGCTCCTTTCCTGAAGTTCCGCTGGCGCACCGAGAGCTTCGACTGGCATGAGGTTCAAACCCATCTCATCGGCTCTTACAATATCGACAACATGCTTGCCGCCATCACCATCGGTCTTCATTTCGATGTGAAGCCTCAGCAGATAGATCATGCCCTGGAGAACTACATCCCAAGCAACAACCGTTCGCAGTTGGAAGAGACGGCGCACAATAAGCTGGTGGTAGATGCCTACAATGCCAACCCATCTAGCATGGCAGCCGCCATCGAGAACTTCCGCGTGATGGATGTGCCTCATAAGATGGCAATTCTCGGACAGATGGGCGAGCTCGGCGAAGTGAGCCACGAGGAGCACCAGAAGGTAGTAGACCAGTTGCAGGCAGCCGGTCTTGAGAATGTATGGCTGGTGGGCGATGAGTTCAAGGATATTCCATGCAGCTACCGCAAGTTCCAGAATGTAGAGGAAGTGAAGGAAGCGCTCAAGGCGAACCTGCCTCACGACCATTACATCCTCATCAAAGGCAGCAACTGTGTGAAGCTCTTCCAGCTTCCGGAGTTGTTATAA